Proteins encoded together in one Mycobacterium simiae window:
- a CDS encoding 3-hydroxybutyrate dehydrogenase: MIRGKSAVITGSTSGIGLAIARAFAAEGANVTLNGFGDRDAVEQQRRDIEERFGVTAAYSGADVTKPAEIAEMIAQAEASFGAVDVLVNNAGIQFVAKVQDFPVEKWDAVIATNLSAVFHTCRCAVPGMKRRGWGRIINIASAHGLVASAEKAAYVAAKHGVVGLTKVVAIETADHGITSNAICPGWVMTPLIAQQIETFADTTGKSVEEAKREFVADKQPMARFTRPEDVGALAVFLAGDAAATITGASYSIDGGWTAQ, encoded by the coding sequence ATGATCCGCGGAAAGTCCGCCGTCATCACGGGTTCCACATCGGGTATCGGTCTTGCCATCGCACGGGCCTTCGCCGCCGAGGGAGCGAACGTCACCCTCAACGGGTTCGGCGACCGAGACGCCGTCGAGCAGCAGCGGCGCGACATCGAAGAGAGGTTCGGGGTCACGGCGGCCTACTCAGGCGCCGACGTGACCAAGCCGGCCGAGATCGCCGAGATGATCGCCCAGGCCGAAGCGAGCTTCGGGGCGGTCGACGTCCTCGTCAACAACGCCGGCATCCAGTTCGTGGCGAAGGTTCAGGATTTCCCCGTCGAAAAGTGGGACGCGGTGATCGCCACCAATTTGTCGGCTGTGTTCCATACCTGCCGGTGCGCGGTGCCCGGGATGAAACGCCGCGGCTGGGGCCGCATCATCAACATCGCCTCGGCGCATGGTCTCGTCGCCAGCGCCGAGAAGGCGGCCTACGTCGCGGCCAAGCACGGCGTCGTCGGGCTGACCAAGGTGGTCGCGATCGAAACCGCGGACCACGGCATCACTTCCAACGCGATCTGTCCCGGATGGGTGATGACACCGCTGATCGCGCAGCAAATCGAGACATTCGCCGACACCACGGGAAAGTCCGTCGAAGAGGCCAAGCGCGAGTTCGTCGCCGACAAACAGCCGATGGCCCGCTTCACCCGCCCGGAAGACGTTGGGGCACTTGCGGTTTTCCTGGCCGGGGACGCGGCCGCCACCATCACCGGTGCGAGCTACTCGATCGATGGCGGCTGGACCGCGCAATAA
- a CDS encoding salicylate synthase, with protein sequence MTDASVETNPVGVTLPSIPIPPDVDPADLAAALAAALPERLGEEYLLYENAGEWVLASGAHATIELDSDELRVIRDGVAKRQGWSGRPGTVLGEAIDCLLLETQQLYGWIAFEFGVYRYGLGQRLTPGTPLARLFWPRSRIVVTRQGIALRDAAESHRAVVLEVLRDGVPGLRETRDIDITSDASDYRGRVIEAVSEIASGEYQKVILSRCVEVPFPLDFPATYRLGRRHNTPVRSFLLRLGGIRALGYSPELVTAVRQDREVITEPLAGTRALGRGAVNDRRARDDLESNSKEIVEHAISVRSSLQEMNEIAEPGTAAVTDFMTVRERGSVQHLGSTVSGRLDPSSDRMDALEALFPAVTASGIPKGAGVEAILRLDETPRGLYSGAVVSVSADGALDAALTLRAAYQSGTRTWLRAGAGIIEESQADREFEETCEKLSTLAPYLIERR encoded by the coding sequence GTGACCGATGCCAGCGTCGAGACAAATCCCGTAGGCGTTACGTTGCCGTCGATCCCGATTCCCCCGGACGTCGACCCGGCCGACCTGGCCGCCGCGCTCGCGGCGGCGTTGCCGGAGCGACTCGGCGAGGAGTACCTGCTCTACGAGAACGCCGGCGAATGGGTGCTTGCCAGCGGCGCCCACGCGACGATCGAGTTGGACAGCGACGAGCTTCGGGTCATCCGCGACGGGGTGGCAAAGCGTCAAGGGTGGTCTGGCCGACCGGGGACGGTACTGGGTGAGGCAATTGACTGCCTGTTGTTGGAGACCCAGCAGCTTTACGGTTGGATCGCCTTCGAATTCGGCGTCTACCGCTACGGATTGGGACAACGACTGACGCCGGGCACGCCGCTGGCGCGACTGTTTTGGCCCCGGTCCCGAATTGTGGTCACGCGGCAGGGGATTGCGCTGCGCGACGCCGCCGAGAGTCACCGGGCAGTCGTCCTGGAAGTCCTGCGGGACGGGGTGCCCGGCCTGCGCGAGACCCGCGACATCGATATCACCAGCGACGCGTCCGACTACCGCGGTCGCGTCATCGAAGCCGTGAGCGAGATCGCGTCCGGCGAGTATCAGAAGGTGATCCTCTCCCGTTGCGTGGAAGTGCCCTTCCCCTTGGACTTTCCAGCCACCTACCGACTGGGACGCCGGCACAACACCCCGGTGCGGTCATTCTTGCTGCGGCTCGGCGGAATCCGTGCGCTGGGCTACAGCCCCGAACTCGTCACCGCCGTCCGCCAGGACCGCGAAGTTATCACCGAGCCGCTGGCTGGCACCCGAGCGCTCGGTCGTGGTGCCGTCAACGACCGCCGAGCCCGGGATGACCTGGAGTCGAACTCGAAAGAGATTGTCGAACACGCTATTTCGGTACGCAGCTCGCTGCAGGAGATGAATGAGATCGCCGAGCCCGGAACGGCGGCGGTGACCGACTTCATGACCGTCCGGGAGCGGGGGAGCGTGCAGCACCTTGGCTCGACGGTCAGCGGACGGTTGGATCCGTCCAGCGACCGGATGGACGCGCTGGAAGCGCTGTTCCCGGCGGTCACCGCGTCGGGTATCCCGAAGGGCGCCGGTGTCGAGGCGATCCTGCGTCTCGACGAGACGCCGCGAGGGCTGTATTCCGGTGCGGTGGTGTCGGTTTCGGCCGACGGTGCGCTGGATGCTGCTCTGACGTTGCGAGCTGCCTACCAGTCCGGCACTAGGACATGGCTGCGCGCTGGTGCGGGGATCATTGAAGAGTCGCAGGCCGACCGCGAATTCGAGGAGACTTGCGAGAAGCTGTCCACACTCGCGCCCTATCTCATTGAGCGTCGGTAA
- a CDS encoding MMPL/RND family transporter, whose translation MSEHQAEPSPKRPLVPRMVRIFAIPIIAFWALLAVSTNTFMPQVETVAEELAGPVVPHYAPSQRALLSIGAKFHESDSTSLAMIVLEGNRPLGDVDHQYYDDLMRRFKQDRKHVQYAMDLWGKPITAAGAQSLDGKCAYVLLRLAGDIGQMQANESVAAVRDIVAKDTPPPGLTVYVSGAAPLASDTVAIANSSLNNITIVTIFLIIAMLLLVYRSIITMFVPLAGVLFEMLVAKGVIATLGHLGYIELSSFAVNIVVALTLGAGTDYGIFLIGRYHEARHDGEGREQAFYTAYKSVTPVILGSGLTIAGACYCLTFARLNYFHTMGPAVAISMLFTIAAALTLGPAFLTVGSLFGLFDPRSKAKAHLYRRIGTSVVRWPVPVLFASATAVLLGAIFVPTYRQNYDDRHYQPRSSPANVGFQAADRHFPKSKLFSEMLMIESDHDLRNSADFISLDRAAKALERLPGVAMVQSITRPMGRALEHATIPYLFTTQGSGNGQQLPFTKQQNANTQEQARVTEHTVAVLRKEIDFFQTMSDEMHKTVLTMQDMQRVTDELRSNLANLEDFFRPIRSYFYWEKHCFDIPVCWAFRSLFESIDGLDKMADDIKDSVASLEIIDQTLPQIITQLKLTADDSEALASLLVNTYSQSSLQSTQTDQTFDDMINVGLDFDQSRSDDFFYIPHEGFDNEDVKTGIKLLMSPDGQAARIIVTHEGDANGPEGVQHVEQFPTAITSALKETSLAGAKVYIGGSGATNKDIKQYAASDLLIVAIAAFVLIFLIMLFLTRSLVAALVIPGTVAFSYAGAFGLSILVWQHLIGLPLHWLILPLTFIILVAVGSDYNLLLILRVKEELHAGIHTGLIRALGSTGGVVTSAGLVFAFTMLAMLTSDLRTIGQLGSTVCVGLLLDTLIVRSFVVPSILRILGPWFWWPTLVRSRPLRQRAATTA comes from the coding sequence ATGAGCGAGCATCAGGCGGAACCTTCGCCGAAGCGACCACTCGTCCCCAGAATGGTCCGGATCTTTGCGATACCGATCATCGCCTTCTGGGCCCTGCTCGCTGTATCGACGAACACGTTCATGCCGCAGGTGGAGACGGTCGCCGAAGAGCTCGCGGGCCCAGTGGTCCCGCACTATGCACCGTCGCAGCGGGCGTTGCTGTCCATCGGTGCGAAGTTCCATGAGTCCGATTCGACCAGCCTGGCGATGATCGTGCTGGAGGGAAACCGACCGCTGGGCGATGTGGATCATCAGTACTACGACGACCTCATGCGCCGGTTCAAACAAGACCGCAAGCACGTCCAGTACGCCATGGACCTGTGGGGCAAGCCGATCACCGCGGCAGGGGCGCAAAGCCTCGACGGCAAGTGCGCATACGTGCTGTTGCGTCTGGCGGGTGATATCGGCCAGATGCAAGCGAACGAATCCGTTGCCGCCGTGCGGGATATCGTCGCCAAGGATACGCCACCGCCCGGACTCACGGTCTACGTCAGCGGCGCTGCCCCGCTGGCCTCGGACACCGTAGCCATTGCGAATTCAAGCTTGAACAACATCACCATCGTGACGATCTTCCTCATCATCGCGATGCTGCTGTTGGTCTATCGCTCGATCATCACGATGTTTGTGCCATTGGCCGGAGTTCTGTTCGAGATGCTGGTCGCGAAGGGGGTCATCGCAACCCTCGGGCATCTCGGGTACATCGAGCTCTCGTCCTTCGCCGTCAACATCGTCGTCGCGCTCACGCTCGGAGCCGGAACCGATTACGGCATCTTCTTGATAGGCCGCTACCACGAGGCGCGCCACGACGGCGAAGGCCGAGAGCAGGCGTTTTACACCGCTTATAAGAGCGTTACGCCAGTCATTCTCGGCTCAGGATTGACGATCGCCGGAGCGTGTTACTGCTTGACGTTCGCGCGGCTCAATTACTTCCACACCATGGGGCCGGCGGTGGCGATCAGCATGCTGTTCACGATCGCCGCGGCGCTGACGCTCGGCCCGGCCTTTCTGACGGTCGGGAGCCTCTTCGGGCTCTTCGACCCAAGGAGCAAGGCCAAGGCACATTTGTACCGACGGATCGGCACGAGCGTGGTCCGGTGGCCGGTGCCGGTCCTCTTCGCCAGTGCGACAGCCGTGCTACTGGGGGCGATCTTCGTGCCAACGTACCGACAGAACTACGACGACCGTCACTACCAACCACGCAGTTCTCCGGCCAATGTGGGTTTCCAGGCGGCAGACCGGCACTTTCCCAAGAGCAAGCTGTTCTCCGAGATGTTGATGATCGAGTCGGATCATGACCTACGAAACTCGGCTGATTTCATTTCACTAGACCGGGCGGCCAAGGCGCTCGAACGCCTTCCCGGTGTCGCGATGGTGCAAAGCATCACCAGACCCATGGGTCGAGCCTTGGAACATGCCACCATCCCCTACTTGTTCACCACGCAAGGCAGCGGAAACGGTCAACAACTCCCCTTCACCAAGCAACAAAACGCCAATACCCAAGAGCAGGCACGGGTTACCGAGCACACCGTCGCGGTGTTGCGGAAGGAGATCGACTTCTTCCAGACGATGTCCGACGAGATGCATAAGACGGTGCTCACGATGCAGGACATGCAACGCGTCACCGACGAGTTGAGGTCAAACCTCGCGAATCTCGAAGATTTCTTCCGCCCTATTCGCAGTTATTTCTATTGGGAGAAGCACTGTTTCGATATTCCCGTGTGCTGGGCGTTTCGGTCCCTGTTCGAGTCAATCGACGGTCTCGACAAGATGGCTGACGACATCAAGGACTCCGTCGCGTCACTCGAGATCATCGACCAGACACTGCCGCAGATCATCACGCAATTGAAATTGACGGCCGATGATTCCGAGGCTCTGGCCTCGTTGTTGGTCAACACCTACAGCCAGTCTTCGCTGCAGTCCACCCAGACAGACCAGACCTTCGACGACATGATCAACGTGGGGCTCGACTTCGACCAGTCCCGCAGCGACGACTTCTTCTACATCCCGCACGAGGGTTTCGACAACGAAGACGTCAAAACCGGGATAAAGCTGCTGATGTCGCCGGACGGCCAGGCCGCTCGGATCATCGTCACCCACGAGGGCGATGCGAACGGCCCCGAAGGTGTACAGCATGTCGAACAGTTCCCCACGGCGATCACCTCGGCGCTCAAAGAGACCTCACTTGCCGGCGCCAAGGTGTATATCGGCGGTTCGGGAGCGACCAACAAGGACATCAAGCAATACGCCGCATCCGATCTGCTCATCGTGGCGATCGCCGCGTTCGTCTTGATCTTCTTGATCATGCTGTTTCTGACACGCAGCCTGGTGGCCGCCTTGGTGATCCCCGGCACGGTGGCCTTCTCCTACGCCGGGGCCTTCGGGCTCTCCATACTGGTCTGGCAACACCTCATCGGGCTGCCTTTGCACTGGCTGATACTGCCGCTGACCTTCATCATCCTGGTGGCGGTGGGTTCCGACTACAACCTGCTGTTGATCCTGCGGGTCAAAGAGGAATTGCACGCCGGAATTCACACCGGGTTGATTCGCGCCCTCGGCAGCACGGGCGGCGTGGTGACGTCTGCGGGTCTGGTGTTCGCGTTCACGATGCTGGCAATGCTGACAAGCGATTTGCGCACCATCGGCCAGCTGGGTTCCACCGTCTGCGTCGGCCTGCTGCTCGACACGTTGATCGTGCGTTCGTTCGTGGTGCCCTCGATCCTGCGCATCCTCGGGCCGTGGTTCTGGTGGCCGACACTGGTTCGCAGTCGCCCGCTGCGGCAGCGGGCCGCAACCACGGCGTAG
- a CDS encoding MmpS family transport accessory protein translates to MPLVAVIAVGLGAVAMVKVHEFSNPEPVITVNQPAAPPEFSIKRITYELFGSAGDGGMLVWVDINGHPHQVNLTTLPWSHTEATTLTVVSGSISAQVHGGSLGCRLRVNGVVRAEQSDAQQDAHVFCLVKSA, encoded by the coding sequence ATGCCCCTGGTTGCCGTCATCGCCGTCGGCCTGGGTGCGGTGGCCATGGTCAAGGTCCACGAATTCTCCAATCCGGAGCCCGTGATCACCGTCAACCAGCCGGCAGCGCCCCCGGAGTTCAGTATCAAGCGCATCACGTATGAGTTGTTCGGCTCCGCCGGGGACGGCGGAATGCTCGTGTGGGTGGATATCAACGGGCATCCGCATCAGGTCAATCTCACGACCTTGCCGTGGTCGCATACCGAGGCGACAACCCTGACCGTGGTATCCGGCAGCATCTCTGCGCAGGTTCATGGCGGCTCGCTGGGCTGCCGGTTGCGAGTCAACGGTGTTGTCCGCGCCGAACAGTCCGATGCCCAGCAGGACGCGCACGTTTTTTGCTTAGTGAAATCCGCATGA
- a CDS encoding FAD-dependent oxidoreductase, protein MAREISRQRLLRGAAAALAAGAVLGTGRVGSVRATAAPNTTGWDGLSSALGGKVLLPDSPQFGAAKQVFNTNYNGFTPAAIVTPTSASDVQKAMAFAAANHLKVAPRSGGHSYIGASTANGAMVFDLRQLPGGVNYDAATGQVTVTPATSLYSMHETLAGAGRGLPTGTCPSVGAAGHALGGGMGADSRHAGLLCDQLTSAQVVLPGGQAVTASANSNPDLFWALRGGGGGNFGVTTSLTFNTFPTRDLDAVNLNYPPQALPQVLVGWVNWLRTADRNSWALADSTTDGFGTQCRILATCPAGSGNSVANAITSAVGMQPSGVEHHTFNRMDLVRYLAVNNLNPQPLGYVGGSDVFPSLTPAAAQGIAAAVNAFPRGAGRMLAIMHALDGALATVAPGATAYPWRRQAALVQWYVETGDAAAATNWLGTAHQAVQPYSVGGYVNYIEANQPASRYFGQNLSRLSAVRQKFDPGRVMFSGLNY, encoded by the coding sequence ATGGCGCGTGAGATCTCGCGGCAGAGGTTACTGCGGGGTGCCGCCGCCGCGTTAGCCGCCGGCGCAGTCCTCGGCACCGGCCGGGTCGGCTCCGTCCGGGCCACTGCTGCGCCGAATACCACGGGCTGGGACGGTCTTTCGAGCGCCCTTGGTGGCAAGGTCTTACTTCCGGACAGCCCACAGTTCGGGGCCGCTAAGCAGGTGTTCAACACCAACTACAACGGCTTCACCCCGGCCGCGATCGTCACCCCGACGTCCGCGTCGGACGTCCAAAAAGCGATGGCCTTCGCCGCCGCCAATCACCTCAAAGTCGCGCCGCGCAGTGGCGGCCATTCCTACATCGGTGCGTCGACGGCCAACGGCGCCATGGTTTTTGACCTTCGCCAGCTGCCCGGGGGCGTCAACTACGACGCTGCGACGGGACAGGTCACGGTGACGCCGGCGACGAGCCTGTACTCGATGCACGAGACGCTGGCCGGCGCCGGGCGGGGTCTGCCGACCGGCACCTGCCCGTCGGTGGGCGCGGCGGGGCACGCGCTGGGCGGCGGGATGGGCGCCGACTCCCGGCACGCGGGGTTGCTCTGCGACCAGCTGACCTCGGCGCAGGTGGTGCTCCCGGGCGGCCAGGCGGTCACTGCGTCGGCCAACAGCAATCCCGACCTGTTCTGGGCGCTGCGCGGCGGGGGCGGCGGCAACTTCGGGGTCACCACCTCGCTGACCTTCAACACGTTCCCCACCCGCGACCTGGACGCGGTGAATTTGAATTACCCGCCGCAGGCGTTGCCTCAGGTTCTCGTCGGTTGGGTGAATTGGCTGCGCACCGCCGACCGCAATAGTTGGGCGTTGGCCGACAGCACCACCGACGGATTCGGAACGCAGTGCCGCATCCTCGCGACCTGTCCGGCCGGGTCGGGTAACAGCGTGGCCAACGCGATCACCTCGGCCGTCGGGATGCAGCCGAGCGGGGTCGAGCATCACACGTTCAACCGCATGGACCTGGTGCGGTATCTGGCGGTCAACAACCTCAACCCGCAGCCCCTCGGCTATGTGGGTGGATCGGATGTTTTTCCAAGCCTCACCCCGGCCGCCGCACAGGGAATCGCCGCCGCGGTCAACGCTTTTCCGCGCGGCGCGGGCCGCATGCTGGCCATCATGCATGCCCTCGACGGCGCGCTGGCCACGGTGGCACCGGGCGCGACCGCCTATCCCTGGCGTCGTCAGGCCGCGCTGGTGCAGTGGTACGTCGAAACCGGGGACGCGGCGGCGGCTACCAACTGGCTCGGTACCGCGCATCAAGCGGTGCAACCGTATTCGGTCGGGGGCTACGTGAACTACATCGAGGCCAACCA
- a CDS encoding nitroreductase family deazaflavin-dependent oxidoreductase, protein MQHVQEFDDERFRTDTAALNRFNEQIIREFRQNGGKVGGVFENRDLLLMTAIGAKSGLSRLTALAYFTVNGAMVIIGSRGGAPKDPAWVHNVRANPRVHVDLGTESFEATAREARGEARNSLFDAVVSIAPNFGVYQARTTRIIPVFTLHRRN, encoded by the coding sequence ATGCAACATGTGCAAGAGTTCGACGACGAGAGATTCCGCACCGACACCGCCGCGCTGAACCGTTTCAACGAGCAGATCATTCGAGAGTTCCGGCAAAACGGCGGCAAAGTCGGTGGCGTCTTCGAAAACCGCGATCTGCTGTTGATGACCGCGATCGGCGCCAAATCGGGATTGTCGCGACTGACAGCACTGGCCTATTTCACCGTCAATGGCGCCATGGTGATCATCGGTTCGCGGGGCGGCGCACCGAAAGATCCCGCCTGGGTGCACAATGTGCGGGCCAACCCGCGGGTGCACGTGGACCTGGGCACCGAGTCGTTCGAAGCCACCGCCCGTGAAGCCCGCGGCGAGGCGCGCAATTCCCTGTTCGATGCGGTCGTGTCCATCGCGCCGAATTTCGGCGTCTATCAAGCCAGAACGACACGGATCATTCCGGTGTTCACCCTGCACCGCAGGAATTGA